From Punica granatum isolate Tunisia-2019 chromosome 1, ASM765513v2, whole genome shotgun sequence:
AGCTGATATCATGGTCCTCTGCGTTGAACGTGTTCCAGCATCAATGTTGATCACATAATTGTTTCCGGATTTTGGTGAAGCACGAAAGGGTATTTTTACAATATttttgagagaaaaattaggaaaaatttTGGTTTGATTAAGGGCTTCGTGCGGATGAAGAAGTGAGGGCTATAGATCACTTGTGAAATCGATGACGAAATATAATGAGCAGATCATGGGTATATCGAAATAAATAGGGCAAAAAATTGAACCAAAAACTACAGAGGATTCTGCCGTCACCAACATGATGTAAATTGAAGAGCCCAAAGAATAATGTTGAGACGCCAGGACTATTGGCCGGAACATTCGTTGTCAACAATAGGGCACAAGTCGagccttttttcttcttttgtgcTCGGACGAGGAGACTAATATGAGGCGCACTTCGGCTGCTCTCAACACTGGGCTTGGAGTGATCTGTGTAAAATTTTTCACTGTACTTATAAGTTATTGGCCCATCTCAACCGAAAAGTTTGAGTTGATAGGATTCTGATATCCAATCTCATACAAACGCATGGCTTTCTCATTGATTTTCCATCGTGAGATAACAATTCTCCATACCCGCGCTTACTTGACAATGTGTGTTTTTTTCTCACTTGCCACCACGAGCCACATACCCATAGACATCCCCTCAATAACTGACCACGAGTTGGGCTTCTCTTATATATCTCAGGCAGTGGAAGCTGTTAGAAAAAAATCCAAAGGCTTACTTCGGACTCCGGTCTATCCGCAACTCAAAAGTTTAAGCCAATAAATTGCTAAACCATTGTCTTTATAAACctatgaattttctttcaacttttttataTGGGATTACCTCCAACACCCGCCTGTATCATTCTCCATATAAGAGAGAAAGTGCCGCAACAGAAGCTCCTTCACCAACAATTGCCCTAGCAAAAGAGGTCATCGGAGGTCTCCGACAaatgtaaattataattgatgtaaacaaaaaaatttggacGGAAAATGTGTTTTCTAACAGAAAAATGAACGGCAGGACTAAAGTCACAAAAAAGTCAAAGGTTAAGAGTGAGTATGGCAACTAATAAAGGTTTATGAAGAAAATGGCGAAAAGATCAATggtttttacccaaaaaaaaataatgagcAAGGATGCGCCTTTTGATGGTTGTACGTATTCATCGCATTGTAGCCACAACAATCGATCGTTGTAATTGGCCTATACGATATGGTTATTATAATCATGTCAACTTGGATTTAGGGACAATATTGTCATTATGAGACAAAATAGTTTAGTTGACCAAAAGGCCTTGGGCACGATGCAACTATGAGTACGGTGAATATTACTTTGTCAAGTGACTATACAAcatccaataaaaatatataaaagtggtAAATATGGCCCACAATGATCCCACATATTCATACTTGCATGCATTTTGATTTGTTGTTAATCATTCAGAGTAAATGAGTAACATTCATTCAATATTTAGTCTCTATAGACACGTTCTAGAACGCGAGGACTGACCAGCACTTCGAGAGGTGAGGCCTTGAGATTGGTCAGCCCGATAGCTTTCTCCATGTCAATGGCCTCATCCCCCAACACTTGAATATTGAAAACATGTAGGAAAGAAGCGAGCGCGAGGCCAATGACTTGCAGGGACAATGAAATACCAGGGCACGTCCTCCTCCCGCTCCCAAAAGGTATGAGGTCGAAGTTATGTCCCCCGACATCAAAACTTTGTAGGTGGTCAGGAACCTATCAGGCTGGAACTCGGATGGGTTAGGCCACACACGTGGGTCATGTTGTAGCTTGTATAGGTTTAGGACTACCCGGGTGCCCTTCGGGATGAAGTAGCCCGAGATACCACAGTCCCGGTTGGCCTCATGGGAGACGGAAAGCTGCACCACGGGGTAGAGCCTCAGCGTTTCCTTGATGATGGCTTGGAGGTAAGGTAGCATATGGAGGTCCAATTCGTTCACTTGCCGGTCCCTCCTGATCTAGGCGTCGAGTTCTTGCTGGACCTGCTTTACGGCTTCCTTATTGTTGAGCAGTAAAAAGATGGCTCATGTCATGGTCACTATTGTAGTGTCTGTACCAGCCAAAATCATTTGCTGCATGAAAAATTGTACGCGATTATGATCACTGATCAGTCAAAAGTTGTTAAAGCTATGCTTATCGTTCATGTTTTAGCAAGAACAATGAGTTGTGTGCGCTatgtttgatttttaaatGAGATTAATAGAGAAAACATTCAATTTGGTTCTCCAAAGATTAATTTTCCAATAATCTACTCCCTCAGAGATTCAAAATAGCTCTTAAATTTCGATTTTGTCTATCAAATAAGTTCAACTGTTAACTGGCGCGACGGACGTTTGACGTGGATACACAACTAAACTAACACTGTCacgaaataatttttaaaaatcaaaacgATGTCGCTTTGAAaaatcaaggaaaaaaaagaattcataaaaaaaaaaaagttaaagaaCTGGGGAGATCCCCATATTCCCTCTCCCATCGAACAGAGGGAGGAGCTCCGGTAGGGACTACCCCGGCAACTTCACCAACTGACAATGTCATCGGAGGCCCTGAAGCCTCAGGGTGAGCCCCCCATCCGTGCACCTCCTATAAGTTCGTGTTCCTTCTCCCCTATATGCTCGAAGAGAAGTAACGAAGGGGGAGAGCTCGGCTAGGGGGCTCCCCTACCGGCGACCTACCCCATCGGCAAGATCGCCGGAGGGCCCTAAATCCTGCCGCGACCTCACTGATGGGAGAGGTCACCTCTTGGGGAGTCCCCCACCTCAAGCTCCCCGCTCCTTTGTTCTATAAGGGAGGGAACAGTGGGGCAGCTTCCCACTGTTCCTtaccaatttttttaatttcttttatttttattgttcataatttttcaaaacgACGccatttgatattttttaaaaatgatttgGTGACGGCGTTAGTTCACGTGTGTTGTCCACTTCAAATTCTCATTGCGTTCGTCAACGGTTGGACTAATATGAAGACGGAATCAAAATTCATGGACTATTTTGGTGGCAAAAGCTTTTAAGGGACTAAATTGTTGGCAAATGAATCTTTTAAGAACTGAATTGAatgttttctttaattaatatgaaaaaatcATTGTCATAAGATCCAGCAATAGCAATGGACGGTTGGAATAAACGAAGTACGATGTATTGCACTGTTACAATGGGTCAGTTTGGTGAAAAGGGGCCTGCTCATTTGCGTATTTTTTGTTCGATTATAACGGAAGCCCGTATATCTGGTACAATGAACTAGAAATCCCAATAGATTATAAAGGAATAAAAATACTCCCACTAGATATCGAACATATAATCTCTTAATTATCAGATGAGAATCTACGTCATTGCATTACACTGTCTTTTGTCCATTTGTGTAATTTTAAATCCGCATCAACCACGTTGTATCGCAACATGCTAGCCCAATTAGCTAGTCCCTAGCAGGATTGAACGTCTATGTTATAGTAGTATGGTCGATTCACCCTTGATCAATCTTCTCCTATATCCAGAAATGAAAATACTACTGTTTTTTAAAATGACTTTCGTGAAcacatatctatctatctactcaaaaatataatttgcgAAAGTGAGAcatgtatgtacatatatacaaaaatatatattctctttttaatttcataattaaggtagttatttttttaagttaaaaacattttaaaaaatcgaaaggccttatttaattattttactaaACGTTACAGCCTTACTTACACAAAAATAAATGCGTTGGCATGATGTTGAAAAGTTACAGAACCTTTTAGCCTCATTAGGTACTTATCCGCCAAACATATTAGTATCATGTCATCATATGATGCAAGCAGACTTACCAGGCACGTAGCTTTGTTGATGCTATTGAAATCATACAGATCTCCGCATTACCGTCAAGGATAGATAACAGAACATCCATGAAATCTTGCTCCTCTTTACCCCCACCGGGCTCCCCGTTCAGGTTCCTTCGAGCCTTGTGCTCATCCAACCACCGTTACACCACCCGGTCGAACTCCGACGCAGTCCTCTTCATGGCCTTCCCATGGCCGCCCAAGTCGAGCCACCTGAGGAAGGGGAGCCCGTCGGACACCACAAATTTCCCTATGAGCTCCAACCCAGTCCCTTAAGGCCTTCCTCCCCTCCTCGTCGCCTTCGCCACTGTCATTAAACCGCTTCCCCAGGGTCATGCTGAACATTATGTTCGCAGTCAAGTCCCCAAACCACCTTTTCATGTCCACAAGTAATGATGATGCTGGTTCAGCCCTCGAATCGCCGGTGCTACAAATGATCTTTCTTCGGTATTCCTCACATATGTCCCTCGCCAACGCGAGGACCTCAAACTCACGGACTTTCCTTAGAAGCCCAATCTAGTGGCTGCAAAACAGCTCGAGGGTTGAAATCTTTCGCATATGGCGCCAGTACGGCAGTATGGGCTGAAGCCCACCATCACATAGATGTAGGTCAGTATCTCCAAGCTCATAGACTTGGGCCTGGTGGCGAATGCCCGGTTGTTGGTGGTGAGGCACTCCTTGGCAACTTCCCAAGTGTTCACCACCACGGCTCTGCGGAGGCCCAGCCTGATGGTGAAGATCGGGCCGTATACTTGTCAGCCATCTGAGACAGGACCAAGTGGGCAGGGAGGGGACCACCCAAGAGATGGAGGTGCACTACTAAAAACACTGCCCTTAAGACTGGTGAAGTCGTCGGAAATCCTTTGGTTCCGTAGCTTACCGACAGAATATAGAGGAAATTCGTCCCTCGGTAAAACCATCCTCGATAATTCTTTCCGAGGCTTTATCGAGGAAGTTGTCCTCGGTAAAAATACCAAGGAAAGTTTCCTCAATAATACTGAGGACTTATCGAGGAAATTTTCCTCGGTACCTCCTAGGTATTATCGATGGAACTTACGGCGATATTTCCTCGATGGTACCGAGCACTTATCGAGGAAAATTTCCTCAATAATATCCAAGACTTTCCTCGATAAAGTCCTCGATATCTTACCTAGGAGGTATTAGGGAAAATTTTATCGGTAAGATATCGAGGAATTAAGGGCATTGACCCTATTTTCGGACACTCATTTACATATCACTCAACCGAGTCAACACCTTATGCCTGAAGGCCTTCCATATGAGACTCATAGCAAGTGTTGGGAATTACAATCAGTGTTGGGAATTATAATTCCACatgtaaaaatgaaaaaatcatCATGAGTTTATATGAGGCTTGGGTACCAATACTTATCAGCTTGACATTTTAAATGTACATGACCCAGGTCTGTATAAGCCCATGGAAATTTAACAGCAAAGATGTCAGCAACAATGTTTCTGCAAAACACAAGTAATAATTCGTTACTTATAGGATTTACtcctatttaaaaaaatttatacccACAAATAGGGTATTGTTCAACTTCCACTCTTCAAACAACAAGGACTTTTTAAATTCTTAAATCCCATTTAGGTAggaatataaaattttgatcACTATGATAAGGTGAAATTCTTAAATCAATCGGGACTTATATGTGTAATGTGACTTCTCCCTAAGATGCGTTGGAAAAGCAGCTCATTCCATCAAGACCGTACTGTTTACTGTTCGATACTTTCCCTCGTCAAAACATTACTTAAGCtcttgaaaattcaaatcaacGGTCAATGTTCTCAAACAACCTCCTCACCCCACGAAAACCCGCCCACCCAAATTGGTCTAGCCCAAACTATACAACCAATTAAGCCCATTATTCAAGAAGATAATATGTTACAAGTATATCAGTCATACTCATCGATCTCTGTATATCCCATGATTATGAATGTCGTAACCAAGATGATCAATAGTTGTCACCGACTTGTggcatgatatcattataatgatCACTTTGGCTCGGTCTAGGCAGGAATTGTCATCATGAgacaagaaattaaaatttagcTGCCCAAAAGTCATGGGCACATGCACGACGCAATTACCGGTACACACGTTCTGGAACCCGAGGACTGACCAGCACTTCGAGAGGTGAGGCCTTGAGGTTAGTGAGCCCAATAGCTTCCTCCATGTCAATGGCTTCATCCCCCGGCGCCTGAATATCGAAAGCATGGAGGAAAGAAGCGAGCGTGAGGCCTATGACTTGGAGGGCCAGTGAGATCCCAGGGCACATCCTCCTCCCACTCCCGAAAGGTATGAGGTCGAAGTTATGTCCCCTGACATCGAAGTCCTTGTGGGTGGTCAGGAACCTCTCAGGCCGGAACTCGGACGGGTCAGGCCACACACGAGGGTCACGTTGTATCTTGTATAGGTTCAACACAAGCTGGGTGCCCCTGGGGACAAAGTAATCCGAGATATTGCTGTCCTCAATGGCCTCCTGGGGGAGGGAAAGCGGGGCCGCAGGGTAGAGCCTTAGGGTCTCCTTGATGATTGCTTGGAGGTAAGGTAGGTTCTGGAGGTCCAATTCGTTCACTTGCCGGTCCTTCCCGATCTGGGCGTCGAGGTCATGCTGGATCTTCTTCAAGGCTTCCTTGTTGTTGAGCAGTAAAGAGATGGCCCATGTCATGGTCACCGTTGTAGTGTCTGTGCCAGCTAAAATCATTTGCTGCATGAAACATTATACATGATTATGATCACTGATCAGTCAAAAGTAGTTGAAGCTACGGTTATCATTCATGTTTTAGCAAGAACAATGAGCTGTGTGCGCTatgtttgatttttaaatGAGATTAATAAAGAAGACATTCAATTTGGTTCTTTAAAGATTAATTTTCCACCAATCTAGTCCCTCAAAGATTCAAAATAGCTCCTAAATTTCGATTTTGTCTATCAAATAAGTTCAACTGTTAACTGGTGCGACGGAAGTTTGACGTGGACGCACAACTGAACTAACGCCGTCacgaaataatttttaaaaatcaaaacgatgtcattttgaaaaattacgggagaaaaaaaataaaagaattcatAAAGAAAAGGGGTAAAGAACTGGGGAGCTCCCCCATATTCCCTCCCCTATCGAACAGAGGGAGGAGCTCCGGTAAAATCATCGCCTGTATataatattacataaattttgtttgatCATTAATTCACCGAAAAGAAGTTTTGTGTGATCATCAGGAAAAGAATAGTAATAGTTAACCTTATCGTTTATAAATTACCAAGAACAAAGACACATGCATATACGCGCTGTGTTTTTCCAAGATGTCCAAGTCCAATTTAATTTAAACACGTAATAGTTAACCTTATCGTTCATAAATTACCAAGAACAAAGACACATATATGCACTGTGTTATTCCAAGATGTCCAAGtccaatttaatttaaataaggCAATCTTACTTAATTTGTCAAATCATTTTCGTAAGATCCATGCCCCCTTCATCTCGTGCCAAATTAGTATGTCAGTGCCGCAGCAATTGGACAAAAGCCACTGACAAATAACAAGTGGACAAACGATCTTAGTtacgtcaagaccaagatttgataaaagtggaaaaagacaattaAAAATGTGAGGTAGTACGATGAAGTAAATGAATAATACTCGATCAACATTTTTTCTACTTGCAGTGCGAACCCAGCTTCCAATTTGTGTAATTTTGGATGTTCAACCACGTTGTGACGTTGCAACATGCAAATTCAAGTGGCAATCTCTAGCTAGATTCAACAAGTCGCAACACAGCATGTGCATCAGTGCATGCCTCCTGTATGGTCCGTTTATGTGCACATCTATGTACTTGGTAATCTAATTCAAGAAATAGGAATacatagatacatatataagtatatatagagatatttTGAAGCGCGAGCATTTCTTTGAAGACAGGTTAAATGCATGTCCCATGACAAACATCAATATCTTGAAACTACAATGTAAACGTAGCATGTTTAGAGCACTGCATATTTGGTACTATATGTCACGATGCAAGAAGACTTACCATGCACGTAGCTTTGTTGATGGTATCGGAATCGTAACTGCTGATTTCTGCATCACCTAGAATAGATAACAAAACATCCATGAAGTCTTGCTCACTCTTTACCGCACCAACAGCTGCCCCGTCCGAGTTCCTCCTAGCCTTGTGCTCGTCCAACCACCGTTGCACCACCCGATCGAGTTTCTGGGCAGTCCTCTTCATGGCCTTCTCATGGCCGCCCAAGTCGAGACACCTCAAGAACGGGAGCCCATCAGACACCACAAATCTCCCCATGAGCTCAATCCAGTCCCTCAAGGCCTTTCTCCCCCCCTCGTCGCCTTCGCCATCATCATTAAACCGCTTTCCCACAATCATCTTGAACATTATGTTCACAGTTATGTCCCCGAACCACCTTTTCATGTCCACGAGTAATGATGATGCTGGTTCAGCCCTCGAATCACTGGTGCTAATGGAGTTCTTTTTTCGATATTCCTGATATATGTCCCTCACCGAGGTGAGAACTTCATACTCACGGACTTGCCTGAGGAGGCTGATCCGGTGGCTGGAAAGCAGCTCAAGGGTTGAGATCCTTCGCACCTGGCGCCAGTATGGACTGTATGGGCTAAAGCATACCATCGCATACTTATAGGTCAATATCTCGTAGGCCATAGTCCTGGGCCGAGTGGCGAATGCCCGGTCATTGGTGGTGAGGCACTCCTTTGCAAGTTCCCAAGTGTTCACCACCACGGCTCCACGGAGACCCAAACTGATGGTGAAGATCGGGCCGTACTTGTCGGCCATCTGAGCCAGAACCAAGTGAGCAGGGAGGGGACAGCCCAAGAGGTGGAGGTGACCGAGTAATGGCCACGAACCGCCTGCATCAGGGGCCGTTTTCGTGCCCCTGGCTAATCGCTTCTTGGTATCACCTCCTTTCCTAGTAATAAGACTAGTTATGTAAAGGAGAGATATACATAACGCAAAGACGGTGATGAGAATGATGGACGCTGGCATAGAGAGATGAGCTAACTCCTCCTTGAATGACTcctcttattttatttatttgattagtGATCGAAATATAGCGAGGGAGAACACAGATTGTGGAGAGGGAGGCGATGAAATCTAGCTATGCTCAACGACAGAGTCATTTATATGGAGGCTGGGCAGCCTAGGAGTATAGTTGGTTCGGTTGACTGTATATGTTAATCAACGTCTCATATGGGATGATAAATCTTCGTATTAcattgtctttttcttttcttttttttttttgttataagagAGATATGCCCATTGGCTCAAAGTTCATTTaacattattttgttttaggagaAAGTCTTGCAAGTAACGTGTCAATCTCCTATTTATTTGTGACACCACGTGGTATATATGGCATGGTGCCTTCATTGCGTAAAAGACTTTCTCAAGTCTTAAATGCAATAGGTATGCCACTGAGTAATATCAT
This genomic window contains:
- the LOC116192776 gene encoding cytochrome P450 CYP82D47-like encodes the protein MPASIILITVFALCISLLYITSLITRKGGDTKKRLARGTKTAPDAGGSWPLLGHLHLLGCPLPAHLVLAQMADKYGPIFTISLGLRGAVVVNTWELAKECLTTNDRAFATRPRTMAYEILTYKYAMVCFSPYSPYWRQVRRISTLELLSSHRISLLRQVREYEVLTSVRDIYQEYRKKNSISTSDSRAEPASSLLVDMKRWFGDITVNIMFKMIVGKRFNDDGEGDEGGRKALRDWIELMGRFVVSDGLPFLRCLDLGGHEKAMKRTAQKLDRVVQRWLDEHKARRNSDGAAVGAVKSEQDFMDVLLSILGDAEISSYDSDTINKATCMQMILAGTDTTTVTMTWAISLLLNNKEALKKIQHDLDAQIGKDRQVNELDLQNLPYLQAIIKETLRLYPAAPLSLPQEAIEDSNISDYFVPRGTQLVLNLYKIQRDPRVWPDPSEFRPERFLTTHKDFDVRGHNFDLIPFGSGRRMCPGISLALQVIGLTLASFLHAFDIQAPGDEAIDMEEAIGLTNLKASPLEVLVSPRVPERVYR
- the LOC116202750 gene encoding cytochrome P450 CYP82H23-like, giving the protein MSLIWKAFRHKVLTRLSDMLGLRRAVVVNTWEVAKECLTTNNRAFATRPKSMSLEILTYIYVMIGLLRKVREFEVLALARDICEEYRRKIICSTGDSRAEPASSLLVDMKRWFGDLTANIMFSMTLGKRFNDSGEGDEEGRKALRDWVGAHREICGVRRAPLPQVARLGRPWEGHEEDCVGVRPGGVTVVG